The Nocardioides ginsengisegetis region CGCGGCACGGGGCGGCGCTGCCGACGGCCGCGGTCCTGTGGGGGAGCGGCGTGCTGTCGCTGGCCCTGCTGACGGTGCTGACCCTGCTCGTCGCCCTCCTCGCGCCGGCCGTCCTGCGGCACCGCGTGGCCGGCGCCGCCAGCTGCCTGCTCCTGGTCGTCGTGGTCCTGGTCCGGCCGCCGACGCCGGGCTGGCCGCCCGCCGGCTGGGTGCTGGTGGCCTGTGACGTCGGCCAGGGCGACGCCCTCGCGGTCCGGGCGGGGCCGCACGCCGCCGTCGTCATCGACGCCGGGCCCGACCCGGTGCTCGTCGACCGCTGCCTGGACCGGCTCGCCATCACCGAGGTGCCGCTGCTGGTGCTCACCCACTTCCACGCCGACCACGTCGACGGGATCACCGGCGTCCTCGACGGCCGCCGGGTCGGGGCGATCTGGACGACCCGGCTGCTCGACCCGCCCTACGGCGTGGAGGAGGTCGGCGCGGCCGCGGCGGCCGTCGGGCTGGTGCCCACCCCGGCGCCGTACGCCGCCTCCGCCGAGGTGGGGGACGTCCACCTGCAGGTCGTGTGGCCGCTGCCGGAGTCGCCCACGACCGGGCCGGGGGACGGCAGCACCGCCAACGAGGCGAGCGTGGTGATGGTGGCCGAGGTGCACGGGGTGCGGATGCTGCTCTCGGGCGACGTGGAGCCCGAGGGGCAGGCCGAGCTCGCCCGCGAGCTGCCCGGGCTGCGGGTCGACGTGCTGAAGGTGCCGCACCACGGCAGCCGCTACCAGGACCTCGACTTCCTGGCCTCGCTCGGCGCCCGGCTGGCGGTCGTCTCGGTCGGCGCGGACAACGACTACGGCCACCCCGCCAGCTCGACGATCGCCGGTCTCGCGTCGACCGGAGCGCGGGTGCTGCGCACCGACCAGGACGGCGACGTGGCCGTCGTCGCCCGCGACGGTGACCTGCTGGCGGTCACGTCCGGGTGAGCCTGCAGGGCCGTCGGTGGGCTGTGGCAGGCTTCTCGCACGATGGCAGGTCCACAGGCAGCAGACGTCCTCGGTCGGGTCACCCTGGTCACCGGCAAGGAGGAGTACCTCAACGAGCGCACGGTCCGGGCGGTGCGGCAGGCGGTGCGTGCCCACGACCCGGATGCCGAGCTCGCCGAGTCCCAGGCGGCGGAGCTCTCGCTCGCGACGCTGGGCGAGATGGCGGCCCCCTCGCTGTTCTCCAGCATCCGCTGCGTCGTGGTCCGCAACCTGGAGAACCTCCCCGACGAGTCCGTCGACGGGCTGCTGGCCTACGCCGGGGCGCCCGTCGAGGACGTCGCCCTCGTGCTCGTCCACGGCGGCGGCCAGAAGGGCAGCGGCGTGCTCACCAAGCTCCGCAAGCTGCGCACGGTCACCGAGGCCAAGTCGGGGGAGCTGAAGGCCTCGGAGTTCCCGTCGTTCGTGGTCTCGGAGGTCCGCACCCACGGCTCCACCATCGACAACGAGGCGGCCAACCACCTGATCCAGGCCGTCGGCCAGGACCTCCGCTCGCTCGCCGCCGCGGCCAGCCAGCTGGCCAGCGACTTCCCGGGCGAGGCGCTCACCGTCGAGAAGGTCAAGCAGTACTTCGGCGGCCGGGCCGAGGCCAAGTCGTTCGCCGTGGCCGACGCCGCCTTCTGGGGCCGCCGCCACGTGGCGCTCGAGGAGCTCCGCTGGGCCCTGGACGCCGGCACCCCGGCGGTCCTGGTCACGTCGGCGTTCGCCGGCGGCGCCCGCGGCCTGGCCCGCTACATGTCCGCCCCGCGCGGCATGAAGGACTTCGACCTGGCCCGCGAGGTCGGTGTCCCGCCGTGGAAGCTGCGCACGATCCGCGACCAGTCACGCGGCTGGTCCGACGCCGGCATCGCCCGGGCGATCCGTGCGGTGGCCCGCGCCGACGCCGACATCAAGGGTGCGGCCAGCGACGCGTCCTACACCCTCGAGCGGCTGGTCCTCACCGTCACCGGGCTCCGCGACCAGCGCTGAGCCTTCGGGCGGGGGGGGTTTCGAGACGCTCGCTGGCGCTCGCTCCTCAACCACCGAGACAACGCAAAAAGGCGTCGACCCCGAGGGGACGACGCCTGAGAGCGAGGGGCCTCAGAGAGAGGCGGCCTTCTTGGCGATCGCGGACTTGCGGTTCGCGGCCTGGTTCTTGTGGATGACGCCCTTGGAGGCGGCCTTGTCGAGCTTCTTGGCGGCCGCCTGGCCGGCGAGAACGGCAGCGTCCTTGTCACCGGCCTCCGCGAGCTCGCGGAACTTGCGGACGGCAGACTTCAGGCCGGTCTTGACCGACTTGTTGCGCTCGTGCGCCTTGATGTTCTGCTTGTTCCGCTTGATCTGGGACTTGATGTTCGCCACTACTGCGCCTTCGTCGTAGGTGTGGGGGTGGTGCTGTTCTGGGGGTGCGGTCGGCGCAGGCTACAGCCGGACACGCGACGTAAAAGGTTAGCAGCGGGCCGCTCAGGCGCCCAAATCCGACCGGATCAGGCCCAGCCCCGCCGCTCGCACAGCCAGTCCCAGACCACGTCACCCTGCCACATCTGGGCGTCGCGGAGGTGCGGCGAGGTCGGCGGCACCGGCTGGTCGGCCTGGTGGAGGAAGTAACCGGTGAGGAGCGCCAGGACGATGTCGACGTGCTCGGCCGGCACGTCGCGGGTCAGCCGCCGGGAGGCCAGCACCGCCTCGGCGTCGAGGCCGTCTCCGCGGGGACCGATGAGCAGGAGCAGCGTGTCGAGCCAGGGCGCCCCGGCCGCCGGCCAGTTCCAGTCGCACAGCAGCGCCCGGCCGTC contains the following coding sequences:
- the holA gene encoding DNA polymerase III subunit delta, whose protein sequence is MAGPQAADVLGRVTLVTGKEEYLNERTVRAVRQAVRAHDPDAELAESQAAELSLATLGEMAAPSLFSSIRCVVVRNLENLPDESVDGLLAYAGAPVEDVALVLVHGGGQKGSGVLTKLRKLRTVTEAKSGELKASEFPSFVVSEVRTHGSTIDNEAANHLIQAVGQDLRSLAAAASQLASDFPGEALTVEKVKQYFGGRAEAKSFAVADAAFWGRRHVALEELRWALDAGTPAVLVTSAFAGGARGLARYMSAPRGMKDFDLAREVGVPPWKLRTIRDQSRGWSDAGIARAIRAVARADADIKGAASDASYTLERLVLTVTGLRDQR
- the rpsT gene encoding 30S ribosomal protein S20, producing the protein MANIKSQIKRNKQNIKAHERNKSVKTGLKSAVRKFRELAEAGDKDAAVLAGQAAAKKLDKAASKGVIHKNQAANRKSAIAKKAASL